One window of the Mycobacterium sp. SVM_VP21 genome contains the following:
- a CDS encoding UDP-N-acetylmuramoyl-L-alanyl-D-glutamate--2,6-diaminopimelate ligase, with protein sequence MAVPAALRPDVGAGTSLRVLAAQVGAVAVAGEVVPELPITGLTLRAQDVRPGDLFAALPGATTHGARFAADAVARGAIAVLSDGAGAAEIADGAALPGIPILVHPEPRGVLGELAAQVYGHPCDRITVIGITGTSGKTTTTYLVEAGLRAAGRTAGLIGTVGVRIDGVDLPSALTTPEAPALQALLAAMAQRGVDTAVMEVSSHALTLGRVDGTRFAVGAFTNLSRDHLDFHPTMADYFEAKARLFDPASPLHAARSVVCIDDDAGAAMAARATAPVTVSATGRPADWRAEQLSAGGSVGRAFIAVDPAGVHHPIGIGLPGDYNVANCLVALAILDAVGVSPEQAAPGLREARVPGRMESIDRGQGFLALVDYAHKPGALSAVLTTLRQELRDTTGRLAVVFGAGGDRDHGKREPMGRIAAQAADLVVVTDDNPRGEDPADIRRAVLGGAAAGSAQVVEIGDRRAAIEHAVAWAQPGDVVLIAGKGHETGQTAAGHTQPFDDRVELAQALEAREEHR encoded by the coding sequence ATGGCGGTGCCTGCTGCTCTGCGCCCCGACGTCGGTGCCGGCACGTCGCTGCGGGTGCTCGCAGCCCAGGTCGGGGCGGTCGCGGTAGCCGGCGAGGTGGTACCGGAGCTGCCGATCACCGGGTTGACTCTGCGCGCCCAGGATGTCCGGCCCGGTGATCTCTTCGCGGCGCTGCCCGGCGCGACCACCCACGGCGCACGCTTCGCGGCGGACGCCGTTGCCCGGGGAGCGATCGCGGTGCTCTCCGACGGGGCCGGGGCCGCCGAGATCGCCGACGGCGCAGCGCTACCCGGCATACCCATCCTGGTTCATCCGGAACCCCGCGGCGTGCTGGGCGAACTCGCTGCGCAGGTCTACGGCCATCCGTGCGATCGGATCACGGTCATCGGAATCACCGGGACGTCGGGCAAGACCACCACCACCTATCTGGTGGAGGCCGGGCTGCGGGCCGCGGGCCGCACCGCCGGACTGATCGGCACGGTCGGTGTGCGCATCGACGGCGTCGACCTGCCCAGCGCCTTGACCACACCCGAAGCGCCGGCACTGCAGGCGCTGCTGGCCGCGATGGCGCAGCGCGGGGTGGACACCGCCGTCATGGAGGTGTCCAGCCACGCCCTCACGTTGGGCCGGGTCGACGGCACTCGGTTCGCGGTGGGCGCCTTCACCAACCTGTCCCGCGACCATCTCGACTTCCACCCGACCATGGCCGACTACTTCGAGGCCAAGGCCCGGCTGTTCGATCCGGCGTCGCCGCTGCACGCCGCCCGCTCGGTGGTCTGTATCGACGACGACGCCGGCGCGGCAATGGCGGCGCGGGCGACAGCGCCGGTCACCGTCAGCGCGACGGGCCGCCCCGCGGACTGGCGTGCAGAACAACTGAGCGCGGGTGGATCCGTTGGGCGCGCGTTCATCGCCGTCGACCCCGCCGGTGTGCACCACCCGATCGGCATCGGGTTGCCCGGCGACTACAACGTGGCCAATTGCCTTGTCGCGCTGGCCATTCTCGATGCGGTTGGAGTGTCGCCGGAGCAGGCGGCCCCCGGCCTGCGGGAGGCGCGGGTGCCGGGGCGGATGGAGTCGATCGATCGGGGTCAGGGCTTCCTGGCGTTGGTCGACTATGCGCACAAGCCCGGGGCCCTGTCGGCGGTGCTGACGACCCTGCGCCAGGAGTTGCGCGACACTACTGGGCGCCTAGCCGTGGTGTTCGGCGCCGGCGGCGACCGTGACCACGGCAAGCGCGAACCGATGGGACGCATCGCCGCCCAGGCCGCCGATCTGGTCGTGGTCACCGACGACAACCCGCGCGGGGAAGACCCCGCCGACATCCGGCGTGCCGTGTTGGGCGGTGCCGCTGCGGGTAGCGCCCAGGTGGTCGAGATCGGTGACCGGCGGGCCGCGATCGAGCACGCGGTGGCGTGGGCTCAGCCCGGGGATGTGGTGTTGATCGCGGGCAAGGGACACGAGACCGGGCAGACCGCCGCCGGGCACACCCAGCCGTTCGATGACCGGGTGGAGCTGGCCCAGGCGCTGGAAGCGCGCGAGGAGCACCGGTGA
- a CDS encoding penicillin-binding protein 2 has translation MRRPARGTGPARRGDGSTAAASRKTRRSATSPAKPAKSAKPAKAPKATTTTGHSARERRTRQATEVGLRSASFVFRHRTGNAVIFLVLALSAVQLFYLQVPRASGLRAEAAGQLKVTDVQQAMRGDIIDRTGDKLAFTIEARALSFQPVKIGKQLADAKKKNPSAPDPQLRLQQIAKEISTRLGNKPDSAALLKKLRSNETFVYLARAVDPAVAEVITEKCPEVGSERQDLRQYPGGSLAANIIGGIDWDGHGLLGLEDSMDAVLAGTDGSVTYDRGSDGVVIPGSYRNRHKAVNGSTIQLTLDDDIQFYVQQQVQQAKNVTGAHDVTAVVLDAKSGEVLAMAGDNTFDPSQDVGRQEDRELGNLAVSSPFEPGSVNKIITAASVIEYGLGHPDDVLQVPGSINVADVTVSDAWEHGVAPYTVTGVFGKSSNVGTLMLAQRVGPERWFDMAEKFGLGQRTGVALPGESAGLLPPVDQWSGSSFANLPIGQGLSMTLLQMTGMYQAIANDGLRISPRIIKATIAADGSRTEEPRPEGVRVVSEQTAATVRNMLRSVVQRDPTGVQQGTGWQAAVDGYQIAGKTGTAQQINPACGCYYNDVYWITFAGIAPADNPRYVIGLMMNNPHRAADGSPGTSAAPLFHNIAGWLLQRHNVPLSPDPGPPLVLQAM, from the coding sequence ATGAGACGGCCCGCGCGGGGAACCGGCCCGGCACGCCGCGGCGACGGCTCGACCGCAGCTGCCTCGCGAAAGACCCGCCGATCCGCCACCTCGCCGGCCAAGCCGGCCAAATCCGCCAAGCCCGCTAAGGCGCCGAAAGCGACTACCACAACCGGGCATTCGGCGCGGGAGCGTCGTACCCGCCAAGCCACCGAGGTGGGACTGCGTAGCGCTTCGTTCGTTTTCCGGCACCGCACCGGCAACGCGGTCATCTTCCTGGTGCTGGCCTTGTCGGCGGTTCAGCTGTTTTACCTGCAGGTGCCGCGGGCCTCCGGGCTGCGGGCCGAAGCCGCCGGACAACTCAAGGTCACCGACGTCCAGCAGGCGATGCGCGGCGACATCATCGACCGCACCGGCGACAAGCTCGCGTTCACCATCGAGGCTCGGGCGCTGTCCTTCCAGCCGGTCAAGATCGGCAAGCAGCTCGCCGACGCCAAGAAGAAGAATCCGTCGGCCCCCGATCCGCAGCTGCGGCTGCAGCAGATCGCCAAGGAGATCTCTACGCGCCTCGGCAACAAGCCGGACTCCGCGGCCCTGCTGAAGAAGCTGCGCAGCAACGAGACCTTCGTCTATCTCGCCCGTGCCGTTGACCCCGCGGTGGCCGAGGTGATCACCGAGAAATGCCCTGAGGTCGGTAGCGAGCGGCAGGACCTGCGGCAGTATCCGGGAGGGTCGCTGGCGGCCAACATCATCGGCGGCATCGACTGGGACGGCCACGGCCTGTTGGGGCTGGAGGACTCGATGGACGCCGTGCTGGCCGGAACGGACGGGTCGGTCACCTACGACCGCGGCTCGGACGGCGTGGTCATCCCGGGCAGCTACCGCAATCGGCACAAGGCCGTCAACGGGTCGACGATCCAGCTCACCCTCGACGACGACATTCAGTTCTACGTCCAGCAGCAGGTGCAGCAGGCCAAGAACGTCACTGGTGCACACGACGTCACGGCCGTGGTGCTGGACGCCAAGAGCGGTGAGGTGCTGGCGATGGCCGGCGACAACACGTTCGATCCTTCCCAGGACGTCGGGCGCCAGGAGGACCGCGAGCTCGGCAACCTGGCGGTGTCCTCGCCGTTCGAGCCGGGCTCGGTGAACAAGATCATCACCGCCGCCTCGGTCATCGAGTACGGCCTCGGCCACCCCGACGACGTCCTGCAGGTACCCGGATCGATCAACGTCGCCGACGTCACCGTCAGCGACGCCTGGGAACACGGCGTCGCGCCCTACACCGTGACCGGAGTCTTCGGAAAGTCCTCCAACGTCGGCACCCTGATGCTGGCGCAGCGGGTGGGGCCCGAGCGCTGGTTCGACATGGCGGAGAAGTTCGGGCTGGGGCAGCGCACCGGTGTGGCACTTCCGGGTGAGAGTGCCGGCCTGCTTCCACCGGTGGACCAATGGTCCGGCAGCTCGTTCGCCAACCTTCCTATCGGTCAAGGCCTTTCGATGACGCTGCTGCAGATGACCGGGATGTATCAGGCCATTGCCAACGACGGTCTGCGGATTTCGCCGCGGATCATCAAAGCGACCATCGCCGCCGACGGCAGCCGTACCGAGGAGCCTCGGCCCGAAGGTGTTCGGGTGGTCTCGGAGCAGACCGCGGCGACCGTGCGCAACATGCTGCGCTCGGTGGTGCAACGTGATCCGACCGGCGTTCAGCAGGGCACCGGATGGCAGGCCGCCGTGGACGGATATCAGATCGCCGGGAAGACCGGTACCGCACAGCAGATCAACCCGGCCTGCGGTTGCTACTACAACGATGTCTACTGGATCACCTTCGCCGGGATAGCGCCCGCGGACAATCCGCGCTACGTCATCGGCCTGATGATGAATAACCCCCACCGCGCCGCGGACGGGTCGCCGGGCACCTCGGCGGCACCGCTGTTCCACAACATCGCCGGGTGGCTGCTGCAGCGTCACAACGTGCCGCTGTCGCCGGACCCGGGACCGCCGCTAGTCCTGCAGGCGATGTAG
- the rsmH gene encoding 16S rRNA (cytosine(1402)-N(4))-methyltransferase RsmH translates to MKHSATSSEAHARASWPLSEPTLTYFPNVRFAPSGRDLEARACGRSQAGRSRVPVVARSGPGLAAPRAIHWPQQGGIAVAEQGEFGHVPVLLDRCVELLAPALTRQSPDGQGATLVDATLGAGGHTERFLSEFPGLRVIGLDRDTTALDIAGARLARFADRLQTVRTRYDGIPAALAESGLAATGSVAAVLFDLGVSSMQLDRAERGFSYAQDAPLDMRMDPQADLTAADIVNTYDAAALTDILRRFGEERFASRIASYIVRRRAQTPFTSTGELTELLYEAIPAPARRTGGHPAKRTFQALRIAVNGELDSLRDALPAALDALAVGGRVAVMSYQSLEDRIVKQQFAAATASRTPVGLPVELPGDEPKFTTLTRGAEKAEADEIERNPRAGSVRLRAVERVQAGPIVASRGK, encoded by the coding sequence ATGAAGCACTCAGCGACATCATCTGAGGCGCACGCCCGTGCCTCGTGGCCTCTGTCCGAACCGACCCTGACGTACTTCCCCAACGTCAGGTTCGCGCCGTCGGGCAGGGACCTCGAGGCAAGGGCCTGCGGGCGATCGCAAGCGGGGCGGAGCCGGGTACCGGTGGTCGCGCGCAGTGGGCCCGGGCTGGCAGCACCTCGTGCAATTCATTGGCCGCAACAGGGAGGTATTGCTGTGGCCGAACAGGGCGAATTCGGACATGTGCCGGTCCTGCTGGACCGCTGCGTGGAGCTGCTGGCTCCGGCGCTGACCAGGCAGTCGCCCGACGGCCAGGGTGCGACCTTGGTGGACGCCACCCTCGGGGCCGGCGGGCACACCGAGCGGTTCTTGAGCGAGTTCCCGGGCCTGCGAGTCATCGGTCTGGACCGCGACACCACCGCACTCGACATCGCCGGGGCAAGGTTGGCCCGCTTCGCCGATCGGCTCCAGACGGTCCGCACCCGATACGACGGGATTCCGGCGGCGCTGGCCGAATCAGGTTTGGCCGCAACCGGGTCGGTGGCCGCGGTGTTGTTCGACCTCGGGGTGTCCTCGATGCAGCTCGACCGGGCGGAGCGAGGATTTTCCTACGCGCAGGACGCGCCGCTGGACATGCGAATGGACCCGCAGGCCGACCTCACCGCCGCAGACATCGTCAACACCTACGACGCGGCCGCGCTGACCGACATTCTGCGGCGCTTCGGCGAGGAGCGTTTCGCATCGCGGATCGCCTCGTACATCGTGCGCCGCCGGGCCCAGACCCCATTCACCTCGACCGGGGAACTGACGGAGCTGCTCTACGAGGCGATTCCGGCGCCGGCGCGACGCACCGGGGGACACCCGGCCAAGCGGACGTTTCAGGCGCTGCGCATTGCGGTCAACGGCGAACTGGACTCACTGCGAGACGCATTACCGGCGGCGCTGGATGCGCTGGCGGTGGGTGGACGCGTGGCAGTGATGTCCTACCAGTCGCTGGAGGACCGCATCGTCAAGCAGCAGTTCGCTGCGGCCACCGCGTCTCGCACACCGGTCGGACTTCCAGTCGAATTGCCCGGCGACGAACCGAAGTTCACGACGTTGACGCGGGGCGCCGAAAAGGCCGAGGCGGATGAGATCGAGCGCAATCCACGAGCGGGCTCGGTCCGGCTACGTGCGGTCGAGCGGGTCCAGGCCGGACCGATCGTGGCATCGAGGGGGAAGTGA
- the mraZ gene encoding division/cell wall cluster transcriptional repressor MraZ, protein MFLGTYTPKLDDKGRLTLPAKFRDALAGGLMVTKSQDHSLAVYPRAEFEQLARRAAKASRSNPDARAFLRNLAAATDEQHPDAQGRITLSPDHRRYANLSKECVVIGSVDYLEIWDAQAWSDYQQTHEENFSAASDEALSDII, encoded by the coding sequence ATGTTCCTCGGCACCTACACGCCCAAGCTCGACGACAAGGGGCGGCTGACACTGCCCGCGAAGTTTCGTGATGCGCTGGCAGGAGGGTTGATGGTCACCAAGAGTCAGGACCACAGCCTGGCCGTGTATCCCCGCGCGGAGTTCGAGCAGTTGGCCCGCCGGGCGGCCAAGGCTTCGCGCAGCAACCCGGACGCGCGAGCATTCCTGCGCAACCTGGCCGCCGCCACGGACGAACAGCACCCCGACGCCCAGGGCCGGATCACCCTGTCGCCCGACCACCGCCGCTACGCCAACCTGTCCAAGGAGTGCGTGGTCATCGGCTCGGTCGACTACCTGGAGATCTGGGACGCGCAGGCCTGGAGCGACTACCAGCAGACCCACGAAGAGAACTTCTCCGCGGCCAGCGATGAAGCACTCAGCGACATCATCTGA
- a CDS encoding DUF3040 domain-containing protein translates to MPLSDHEQRMLDEIESALYAEDPKFASSVRGGALRTPTTRRRVQGMTLFVVGLVMLVSGIPIYATTVNSAFLILSVLGFVVMFGGVVFAITGNHATASREGAARPGGSSPRRVKGGGTFASRMEDRFRRRFEP, encoded by the coding sequence ATGCCACTCTCCGATCATGAGCAGCGCATGCTCGACGAGATCGAGAGCGCGCTCTACGCCGAGGACCCCAAGTTCGCTTCCAGCGTTCGCGGCGGCGCCCTGCGTACCCCGACCACCCGCCGGCGGGTGCAGGGCATGACACTGTTCGTGGTCGGTCTGGTGATGCTGGTCTCCGGTATCCCGATCTATGCGACCACCGTCAATTCGGCATTCCTGATTCTGAGCGTGCTGGGATTCGTGGTCATGTTCGGTGGAGTGGTGTTCGCTATCACCGGCAACCACGCGACCGCCAGCCGTGAGGGTGCGGCCAGGCCGGGCGGGAGTTCGCCGCGGCGGGTCAAGGGCGGCGGCACGTTCGCCAGCCGGATGGAAGACCGTTTCCGCCGCCGGTTCGAGCCTTAG
- a CDS encoding GNAT family N-acetyltransferase, with protein MVTFLLDMSPREMADHLGAALRVYVTAMGYPPGTESQRAAMWLDHTRRSGWRAVAAFQDNEAGEIGQPDAAPAGLNGAELLGVAYGYCGAPDQWWQQQVVLGLQRRGLPHPDIARLMASYFELTELHVAPRAQGSGLGEALARRLLAGRPEANVLLSTPETNGEGNRAWRLYRRLGFTDVIRGHHFAGDPRPFAILGRPLPL; from the coding sequence TTGGTGACCTTCCTCCTCGACATGTCGCCGCGCGAAATGGCGGATCACCTCGGTGCGGCTCTGCGCGTCTACGTCACCGCGATGGGTTACCCCCCGGGCACCGAGAGCCAACGTGCCGCGATGTGGCTCGACCACACCCGCCGGAGCGGCTGGCGGGCGGTGGCCGCCTTCCAAGACAACGAAGCCGGCGAGATTGGTCAGCCGGACGCCGCGCCGGCCGGGTTGAATGGCGCCGAGCTGCTGGGCGTGGCCTACGGCTACTGCGGAGCCCCCGACCAGTGGTGGCAGCAGCAGGTGGTGCTGGGTTTACAGCGCCGCGGCCTGCCCCATCCCGACATCGCGCGCCTGATGGCCAGTTACTTCGAGCTGACCGAATTGCACGTGGCGCCACGCGCCCAGGGCAGCGGCCTGGGTGAAGCCCTGGCACGCCGCCTGCTGGCCGGGCGTCCTGAAGCCAACGTGCTGCTGTCCACACCGGAGACCAATGGCGAAGGCAACCGCGCCTGGCGGTTGTATCGGCGGCTGGGGTTCACCGACGTCATCCGCGGTCACCACTTCGCCGGGGATCCGCGGCCGTTCGCCATCTTGGGCCGACCACTGCCGTTGTAA
- a CDS encoding DUF3153 domain-containing protein, protein MGTYRRLVALVTLLLIAAPLAGCVRIRANITVSPNDQVSGQIVVAAKPRNDNDTGPKLSADLPFPQKVAISNYSRDGYVGSQAVFSDLTFAELPRLAEMHRDAAGVDLSLRRAGNLVILEGRVDLTSLGDPEADVELSVAFPGEVTSANGERIGSDTVQWRLKPGVVSTMSAQARYTDPSTRSFAHAALWLILSTLAAAGAVAAIAWYGRDRSPRFSSPDDSAG, encoded by the coding sequence TTGGGCACCTACCGTCGCCTGGTGGCTCTGGTCACGCTGCTGTTGATCGCGGCGCCGTTGGCCGGGTGCGTGCGCATTCGGGCCAACATCACCGTCTCTCCCAACGATCAGGTCTCCGGCCAGATCGTCGTTGCGGCCAAGCCGCGCAACGACAACGACACCGGGCCCAAGCTCAGCGCCGACCTGCCGTTCCCGCAGAAGGTCGCGATTTCCAACTACAGCAGGGACGGCTATGTCGGCTCCCAGGCGGTGTTCTCCGACCTGACCTTCGCCGAACTGCCGCGGCTGGCCGAAATGCACCGCGACGCGGCCGGGGTGGACCTGTCACTGCGCCGCGCCGGAAACCTGGTGATCCTGGAAGGCCGGGTGGATCTCACCTCACTGGGCGACCCGGAGGCCGACGTCGAGTTGAGTGTCGCGTTCCCCGGCGAGGTGACGTCCGCCAACGGCGAACGCATCGGCAGCGACACGGTGCAGTGGAGGCTAAAGCCAGGCGTGGTGAGCACCATGAGCGCCCAAGCCCGCTACACCGATCCCAGCACCCGCTCCTTCGCCCACGCTGCCCTGTGGCTGATCCTGTCTACGCTCGCCGCGGCGGGCGCGGTCGCGGCTATCGCCTGGTACGGGCGGGACCGCTCACCACGATTCAGCTCCCCCGACGACAGCGCCGGCTAA
- a CDS encoding mycobacterial-type methylenetetrahydrofolate reductase: protein MRSWYVALNTVALELVPPNVEKGPEQTIEEAHKVVRFAAEAGLEGRIRHILMPGMINEDDDRPIEMKPKLDVLDFWNAIRPELPGMAGLCTQVTSFSDEAALRSRLGDLTGAGIEGVVFVGVPRTMADGEGAGVPPTDALATFRSDVANRGVILIPTRADEIGRFNFKCDRGATFGLTQLLYSDAIVPFLTEFAKHSEARPELLLSFGFVPSFENRIGLINWLIQDPGNAAVAAEQDFVKALADSDPDQRCKLMLDLYKRVIDGVADLGFPLSIHFEATYGVSAAAFRTFAQMLEYWSPEPR from the coding sequence ATGAGGAGCTGGTACGTGGCCTTGAACACCGTCGCACTCGAGCTTGTCCCACCGAACGTGGAAAAGGGACCCGAGCAGACGATCGAGGAGGCGCACAAGGTCGTGCGGTTCGCCGCCGAGGCTGGCCTTGAGGGGCGGATCCGTCACATCCTGATGCCGGGGATGATCAACGAGGACGATGACCGCCCGATCGAGATGAAGCCCAAGCTCGACGTGCTGGACTTCTGGAATGCGATTCGGCCTGAGCTGCCAGGCATGGCCGGGTTGTGCACCCAGGTCACCTCGTTCTCCGACGAGGCGGCGCTGCGGAGCCGGCTGGGCGATCTGACCGGCGCCGGGATCGAGGGCGTGGTCTTCGTCGGCGTGCCTCGCACTATGGCCGATGGCGAGGGCGCGGGGGTGCCGCCGACCGACGCGCTGGCGACGTTTCGCTCCGACGTGGCCAACCGCGGCGTCATCTTGATTCCCACCCGGGCCGACGAGATCGGCCGGTTTAACTTCAAATGCGACCGCGGGGCGACGTTCGGCCTGACCCAGCTGCTGTATTCCGACGCGATCGTGCCGTTCTTGACCGAGTTCGCCAAGCACAGCGAGGCACGCCCGGAGCTCTTGCTGTCGTTCGGCTTCGTGCCGTCGTTCGAGAACCGGATTGGTCTGATCAACTGGCTGATTCAGGATCCGGGCAACGCGGCGGTGGCCGCCGAACAGGACTTCGTCAAGGCGCTCGCCGACAGCGACCCCGACCAGCGGTGCAAGCTGATGCTTGACCTGTACAAGCGGGTGATCGACGGTGTCGCGGACCTGGGCTTCCCGCTGAGCATCCATTTCGAGGCCACCTACGGGGTGTCCGCGGCGGCATTCCGCACCTTTGCCCAGATGCTCGAGTACTGGTCGCCAGAGCCCCGCTGA